The nucleotide sequence GCCTGGACGGACGGCCGGATCCAGGCGGTCCCACAGGATGATTCCCGCGCCAGCTACGCGTCCAAGCTGACGACCGCGGAGAGCCGACTCAGTTTTACGGAACCCTCCGCAGCATTCGTGCGAAAGGTTCGGGCTTTTCAACCGAGGCCAGGCGCCCACGCCTATCTGGGAGATGATCGTTTCAAGGTCATAGACGCCAAGCTTGCCGACGGGCCGCCGCTGTCACCCGGCCACCTGTTCTTTCATGATGGCCAACTGTGGGTTGGGGCGGCGGACGGCGCGGTTCTTCTGCTGAGCGTTCAGCCGGCTGGCAAACCAGCGATGGATGCCGCCGCCTGGGCACGCGGTCATCAGGCTGATATCGGCCGGCTCACATGAATCGGTCGCTGGCGGCTCAGATAGTTGGCCGGGTGATGCGATCGGGCGCCTACTCGAATGTGCTCGTTCAATCAGAGACGAGGGATCTGGAGGCACGTGACGCGGGCCACGTGAGGTTTCTCGTCTTCGGGACCCTCCGGCACTTGGTTCGCGTCGACAGGGTTATCAGGGGATATTCAAAGCGTCCCCGGATCGATCCCAACGTCCTTGACGTACTCAGGGTGGGGGCATTCGAATTGCTCGAAACGGATTCGCCTCCTCACGCGGTGGTCAACGATGCCGTCGAGGCGGCCGGCACCATCGGCGGTCCGAAGGCCAAAGGTTTTGTCAATGGTCTCCTCCGATCTATCGAACGATTCGGCGATCCGGCTCCTGGAGATCGAGTCGAGATATTCGGATTCGACCCCGAGGTTCTACAGATGCTTGATGAAGCCTGGGGCGAAGATGTCACCGGATCGTTCATGGCAGCGTCTCTTGAGCCGGCGGCTACGGTCGCCCGGCGTCGCCACGACCGTGTACCGGTTGGCGACCTGCAGGCTGTTTCAGATGTGCCGGGAGCCTATCTGGTTGGTACGGATATGGACCCCGCCGACTGGGCGATTCAAGATGCTGCTTCGATTGTGGTGGGGTCATCGGTTGTGCTCGAAGGACAGGGCCCGATTCTCGACATGGCGGCTGCCCCCGGTGGCAAAGCGCTTCATCTGTTCGACCGGTTGGAGGATCCGGGTCGGCTGATATTGGCTGATGCGCATCCGCGGCGCATCGATCGGGCACGAAAGCGTTTGCGTAAATCGGGATGGGAGGGGACCTGGGTCCTGGCAGACGGTCGGAAGTCTCCTTTTGCAGACCATTCCTTCGACTCGGTGTTACTTGACGCTCCCTGTACCGGGCTCGGGACGCTTCGGAGACGCCCCGAAATAAAACTCCGCGTGAATTCAGTCGATGTCAGGCGGATGGCGGCGATTCAAGCGGCCATGATCCAGGAGGCCGTGCGGATCACCCGGCCGGGCGGAACGGTTCTGTACTCGGTTTGCACCGTTACCGCTGCCGAAACAATCGACCAGGTTTCGGATCTGCCAGCCCGCTCGCCAGACAACGTGCCGGGCATCCGCTGGGGGAATGGCACGCTGCTCGGCCCCCACCTGACAGGTACCGACGGCATGTTCGTCAGTTGCATCGACGTGCCTGATCACGTTTCCTAATACACTCACATCATGACCATCAAGATCGCACCTTCCATTCTCGCTGCCGACTTCGCCCGGCTCGGTGAAGAGATCAGTCGAATCGCCGACCATGTGGAGATGCTTCATATCGATGTCATGGATGGCCACTTTGTTCCAAACTTGTCGCTTGGGTATCCCGTGATCGCCTCAATTCGGAAGGTCACCGACCTCTATTTCGATTGTCACATGATGACAAGCAACCCCGACCTGTATATAGACAATCTTGTGGAGGCGGGCGGCAACCTCTTGTCGGTTCACATAGAAGTATTCCCCGATCCGTCCGCCGTGCATCGCAAGGCGATCGATTCGGGTCTGGACTTTGGACTTGTCGTCAACCCCCAAACGCCCATCGAGGCGGTAGAGCCGTTTGTCGAGGTATGCAGCCAGGTTCTCGTCATGTCGGTCGAGCCCGGTTTTGGAGGCCAATCGTTCATGCCAGAGGTCCTCTCGAAGGCCGAACAGTGTCGGACGCTCATCGACCATCGGGGCCTCAATGTCGATCTTCAGATCGACGGAGGTGTTACCGTCGACACGGCGCCTCAGGCGCGCAGCGCCGGGGTGAACGTGTTCGTCGCCGGATCAGCCATATTTGGATCCGTTGACCCGGTAGCTGCGGTGGCTGCGCTGCGCAAAGCGATTGGGGGATAGGTGGCCACCAAACCGAAGGTACTGATCGCTGACGACGATCCCGATATCCAGCAGTTCGTTCGCGTGAATCTGGAACTCGAAGGCTTCGAGGTCCAGACGGTTGGCAACGGAAGAGAAGCTGTCGAAAGGATCCTGACCGATCCTGCCGACGTGTTGCTGCTCGACATCATGATGCCCGAGATGGACGGCCTGACCGTCCTGCGTCGATTACGTCTGCATCCCGCGGCCGCCAACACCTCGATCATCTTGATGACGGCCAAGGCGGTCACCGAGGACCGGATTCGGGGCCTCGAGCTGGGCGCTGACGACTACATCACCAAGCCATTCGATGTCGGCGAGTTGGTCGCCAGGGTCAAGGCGGTCGTGCGTCGCACTCAGGCACTGAGAGACGTTTCCCCGCTTACCGGCCTCCCCGGAAACTTCCGGATCTCAGCGACGCTTGACGAGCGGATCGGGCACCCTGACGAACTACTGGCGATTGCCTGGGTCGATCTCGACAACTTCAAGGCGTTCAACGACCACTACGGATTTATGCGCGGCGACGAAGTCATCAAGTACACGGCCCACGTGTTGCTGGAGGCGGCCGCCGCGATCGACGACGAATCGGCGTTCACCGGACACATCGGCGGTGACGACTTCGTCGCGTGCTTCGATGGCAATAAGGCC is from Acidimicrobiia bacterium and encodes:
- the rpe gene encoding ribulose-phosphate 3-epimerase, which encodes MTIKIAPSILAADFARLGEEISRIADHVEMLHIDVMDGHFVPNLSLGYPVIASIRKVTDLYFDCHMMTSNPDLYIDNLVEAGGNLLSVHIEVFPDPSAVHRKAIDSGLDFGLVVNPQTPIEAVEPFVEVCSQVLVMSVEPGFGGQSFMPEVLSKAEQCRTLIDHRGLNVDLQIDGGVTVDTAPQARSAGVNVFVAGSAIFGSVDPVAAVAALRKAIGG
- a CDS encoding methyltransferase domain-containing protein, with translation MNRSLAAQIVGRVMRSGAYSNVLVQSETRDLEARDAGHVRFLVFGTLRHLVRVDRVIRGYSKRPRIDPNVLDVLRVGAFELLETDSPPHAVVNDAVEAAGTIGGPKAKGFVNGLLRSIERFGDPAPGDRVEIFGFDPEVLQMLDEAWGEDVTGSFMAASLEPAATVARRRHDRVPVGDLQAVSDVPGAYLVGTDMDPADWAIQDAASIVVGSSVVLEGQGPILDMAAAPGGKALHLFDRLEDPGRLILADAHPRRIDRARKRLRKSGWEGTWVLADGRKSPFADHSFDSVLLDAPCTGLGTLRRRPEIKLRVNSVDVRRMAAIQAAMIQEAVRITRPGGTVLYSVCTVTAAETIDQVSDLPARSPDNVPGIRWGNGTLLGPHLTGTDGMFVSCIDVPDHVS
- a CDS encoding response regulator is translated as MATKPKVLIADDDPDIQQFVRVNLELEGFEVQTVGNGREAVERILTDPADVLLLDIMMPEMDGLTVLRRLRLHPAAANTSIILMTAKAVTEDRIRGLELGADDYITKPFDVGELVARVKAVVRRTQALRDVSPLTGLPGNFRISATLDERIGHPDELLAIAWVDLDNFKAFNDHYGFMRGDEVIKYTAHVLLEAAAAIDDESAFTGHIGGDDFVACFDGNKALLYCETVVRLFDEGALDYYDLEDALRGYVEVTDRRGDRHAFPLVTVSIGVVTNIHRPITSQWEASAVAVEMKEFAKRQIGSSFEIDRRSS